The Pelodiscus sinensis isolate JC-2024 chromosome 5, ASM4963464v1, whole genome shotgun sequence genome includes a region encoding these proteins:
- the LOC142829730 gene encoding LOW QUALITY PROTEIN: heat shock 70 kDa protein 12B-like (The sequence of the model RefSeq protein was modified relative to this genomic sequence to represent the inferred CDS: deleted 2 bases in 2 codons): MNEPVPADHALLKKPEVQGIKFLFLVGGFAESAMLQHAVQSAFGSLCRVIIPQDVGLTILKGAVLFGLDPTIVRVRRSPLTYGVGVLNKFVEGKHPPEKLLVKGGKHWCTDVFEKFVGVDQSVALGEVVQRSYCPARLGQRKIIINIYCCATDDVVYITDPGVRKCGTVSLELDEPDEPSRRREIRASMQFGDTEIKVAAMDVRTSKTVRAAIDFLSN, encoded by the exons ATGAACGAACCTGTTCCAGCCGACC acGCCCTCCTGAAGAAGCCGGAAGTCCAGGGCATCAAGTTCCTGTTCCTGGTGGGGGGCTTCGCCGAGTCGGCCATGCTGCAGCACGCTGTGCAGTCGGCCTTCGGCAGCCTGTGCCGCGTCATCATCCCCCAGGACGTGGGGCTGACCATCCTCAAGGGGGCCGTGCTCTTCGGCCTGGACCCCACCATCGTGCGGGTCCGGCGCTCGCCCCTCACCTACGGC GTGGGGGTGCTCAACAAGTTTGTGGAGGGCAAGCACCCCCCGGAGAAGCTGCTGGTGAAAGGA GGGAAGCACTGGTGCACGGACGTCTTCGAGAAGTTCGTCGGCGTGGACCAGTCCGTGGCCCTGGGCGAGGTGGTGCAGCGCAGCTACTGCCCGGCCCGGCTCGGCCAGCGCAAGATCATCATCAACATCTACTGCTGCGCCACGGACGACGTGGTCTACATCACCGACCCGGGCGTGCGCAAGTGCGGCACCGTCAGCCTGGAGCTGGACGAGCCGGACGAGCCGAGCCGCCGGCGGGAGATCCGGGCCAGCATGCAGTTCGGGGACACGGAGATCAAGGTGGCGGCGATGGACGTCAGGACCTCCAAGACGGTCCGAGCGGCCATCGATTTCCTCTCCAACTGA